The following is a genomic window from Strix aluco isolate bStrAlu1 chromosome 3, bStrAlu1.hap1, whole genome shotgun sequence.
TGACATTCAGGAGGTTCATGTGCAAAAAAAATGGACTCCCAGCCCCCAGGCTGATTTTGGGATGCTTTATACTATCTCTAAACAGCAGGTTAATTTCAGCTGACACTTATTTATGAAAGCACAAAGTCTGGTGAGGTAATAAAAAAGTCAACTCCCAGAGAATATATAGCCTTAGATTTTCTTACCTAACATGGTTTTATCTAGAGATTTATTGAGCAAAATAAAGATTTGGCTGGCAAATAATGTTATCAATTGctccatattttaaaatcttttgaaagCACATacaaaaaacagattaatttccTTGTACACTATCTTCTGTGGGGTATAAACACGCTTTATTCAGTGACTAgccaagaaaatgtaaattagCTGTCTGACATTTGGGAAATTCGTGTGGCTGAATTATATGACTTGTATATTTGGAAAACCCGTAGGGTTTGATAGTATCCAGGTGGATGTTAATTTTAAGTAACAGCCAGGTCACATGCTGAGGTTTCAGTGTTGAATCAAAGATATAGAAAATTCTCCCATCTCTATCTTTTTTACCTATGTACAGTTAGAGGATTTGACACCTGAAATCAGTTTTCAGGGAGGCTGAAGGAATAACACAACTAATCACTTGTGAGATGACTTCTCCTCTGTTGCCCTGTTAGTGTTTGGCAAAGATATCTGCTTACATGGCCCAATTCCCATTTCTGCGCAGAGTAAGGGGGTCCCTCATAAACCAGAGTGCCAGGGCCCTTGACTGGGGCCACAATCCCAGCTACCCTCCCTATCTTTGTGGCCAGGGAAGGACAGAGCCGTAGCCCACCATTCCTTACACAAATCTGCCATTCAGCAGGGTGAGGTTGGGAAATAATGAAGTCAGCACATTAGTGCCTAGCCTGCTGAGCTCACACTGCTGAAAGCTGCCAGTGGGTGAATTTCCCAGCGTTTGGAAACTTTGTCTCAGTTCTGCGGGTTTGCTCAAGTGTGCGATGGCTGTTTGCAAGGGAGCTTTCCCGCTGGGTGGGTTTGCTTTCCTCCTCGCAGCTAAGGGAAGGTGAGAGCTTTCCTTTACGTCTTCCCTGCCCCCACTGCTGCCCCTCACTCACCCCACAAATACAATGCTCTTCCAGTGGGTCCCCTCTGCTAGGGAGCTTTTCCCTCTCCCAACTCCCACACTGGGACATTTTTCCACATTTCCAGGATTACGGCCACTTTCACTTAGATCTATGTGTGTTGCCTCCACATACAAAGAAGCACTTGGGGACGGGATTAGTAGGATTAGAAGAGATTCACATATGTCCAGTTCAAGCAATTGGTATTCAAAGCTTTACACTTCCAAATGCCaccaagagagagaaaaggagctgggagCTTGCTTTGCATTTCAGCACCTTCCTGCGGGGGACAGGGCCCTttgtccggggggggggggggacacacacacagatcccaccccccacccccccacttaATCCAGCACCCCTTAGCCACCAACTCTTTCCCTTCGGTACCACCGGTGGGGCTCTGCTATAGTCCCGACAAGAAGACAGAAGTATTGTGGCTTTCCTGATTCTTGTTTTAGAGTAGCCCTTCTGCAAACTTTGGGCAATCTCTGCTGGGGTTTGGTAGGCAAATCAGGGTACTCCCCCGTGCAGTTTGTTACGATGTACCTTGTCTGTCTTTGGAAGACAATGAAGCATCACTGGGATTAGAACATAAAGGCACAAAATTGTTAAAAGAGCACCTTTGCTCCTATTAAGTTAAATCCTTCACATATAAGTGAACTGTTCacgcaggcaaggcaagtctTAAGATTAAACAAGTGTGTTGGGCATTCCTGATAAAGCAatagaaaaatctgctttttccccttccatttttGATAGACTACCTTCCTCATTGCTTTTAGGGTAATGACAGTGGTGATTTTCTGATATTAGACACATCAGTAAAGGCACAGTCGATGTTACACAGTTTGCATTTTGACAATCACTCCAAATGTAAACAAATCATATTGTtcaaaaattaagaggaaggcTTTAATATTAGTCAGTGTAACAAATCTCTCTGTAGTATAGTGAGAGATTTTTGGAGCAGAGCAGGTGGAgcctttttttaatacattcatccattaattaattaattcattcTTTTGTTCAGTCTTTCTGCTCACTAGGATAAAAGCTCTTGTGGAATACTATATTGTTTACTATGACTTATAAGGGACAGGAATATATAcaaccagattaaaaaaaaaaaaaaaaaaaaaggaaatactgtgatttttttatttgcagcaagtgtgtaatttttttacaattttcagCCCAGAAATGAAATTTCACAGTATATAAAATAGGCTGAAGGAAACTGAAATGTTGCTAAAATGTCAAAGATCCTCTCTTAATTATTTCAATTTACTTTTATCCTTAAAAGGCATGGAGCGCTGGGTGAGTATTAGCTGAAGtcaatatatttaatattaatctACTAATACCAGATTAAGACAATATAAAGCCCAGTGGTTCTTTATTCTTATGAATAAAATTGGCCAAGTTTGAGCTAATATTTTGTTAACTTGCTATTTTTGCAACTCCAAGTCTTACCTCAATAAAAATAGATGGGAAAGGGTGCCATGAATATCCAAATTAAAGGAATTAAGTGTATGTATTCTGGTGATTTTGATAAGTCACAAAATTTTGCAGTGTACAAGTGACTCTATAGGATTTCAGATAGGTAGAAACccttaaaacactgaaaagcagGGAGGCTATCAGATCTGTACATGTTCCCCAAATCTTCAGGGAGTTCTGAATAGTTCATGTACACTAACGATGCAAGACTAGGCCTCTGCAATCTAGGAAAAAGGTAGCAATGCCTGCAAAATATGGAACTGCAACACATTGATTATCCATTCCAGGTGCTTGCCAGCAGTGGAGAAGTGGTTCACTTAGTAACAAAGCTGATATGAAGAAGACAACGCAATACATATGTACCTATGAACTTCAATTTAAAttgaatttcattttcagaggTGGTAAAAATAATTACTTGCCACTGCAGCTGTGAACATCAGTCATACAGagctataaaattaaaaatacatataatttcttGCTTCTTCCCCTTCACTTTTTATTGTTCTGGTTATTGTTGTCCAGTTTTTCCTATGTGTCTTACCTTTTTACACCGCACTCCCCTCAGTGAAGGTTTTACACATCTCAACATATCCCTCTTTTTTGGGTCTCACTGAACTACAGGTAATAATTGTTAGCAAGAGTTAATGATGAGTGGatgagataaaatatttattaacctTTGCACAGAACAGTGTTCTAGCAATTAAGAGGCAAAGGATTTTCCTTGTTTTGTGTGTGTCATCCCACTCCAGAATGATATTCTTTGTGCCTCGAAGAAGCTTAGAGCTCTCATCTCCCCTGAGTATacaaaatatctgaaagaaaaaagtgggTAGCATAGGAGCAGTGCCAACTGCTTGTTTTGCTGTGTACAAACAGGTTGAGAAGGGGCTGTAGCTCCCAAGATCCTGTTCCATCCCATACTCCCAGCCAGCAGCATTTCTGATGGCCAGGCAGAAGACTTGGGGCACTAACCTCCACCAAGGAATCATTCATGTCCCATGTATTTCCTCTCCAGATTAAATATGCTGGCAGTATCTCAAGCTACTGAGTTCCATGTGAAGGTAGAGGTTTACCAGAGATCCAGCTAAACACCCGTGCAAGGAAGTGTCTTCCTGACAAAGATAAAAAGATAACGTCTTCAGGCTAGATCTGGATACACAAAACTGCTGCTACTGGACAGTCACTTTTGGTTTAGGTGCAAAAGAATAACAGACAAAATGGTTACAGAAGTGGTATTAACAAACTAGAGAAGATGGCTTGCTTTTCACTCACAGGTCCTTCTCTAGAAACAGTTTTGCTCAGCATCAGCGGCTAAAAAGAAACTGTGAGCTTCCTTAGTTGAGCTTGGTGTCTATGGCTGGCATGGGCTCTCTTAAGATCTTATTATTAACATTTTGTTAATCAATTTCCTTCTTGGGAAACAAATATGAAAGGGCCTGCCCCCAATTAAAGCATTTTTGTTCAAAAACTAAATGATCTCATTTTAGTAATTAAGCCCTTCCTTATAGTACTCGCTGGTTCTTTATTGCAAGGAGCTGCACTGGTGATTTGAATTTTAGGGGCCTGACCTCTGAGTCTATTGAAACCGAGAGACATCAGTCAGCTTCAGTAAGGTTTGCTTCTGGCCCTGACAAGTCTCATAATAAGCAAACAAACACCACAGTTCATCAGTGTTTCAATAGTTAATAATTAAGCTTTGCCATAAGCTGATGAGAAAAGATGGTGTCGGTAGACCTagtcttctctccctctctctcacttTTAAGAGACAGAAGTGGGACTTTTATGATGCTCATTCCTATTGTGTCTGTGCACTTCTAAGCCTGCTCCAGGCTGCTGAGAATCACAGGTTCCCAGTGCTATATCCATAGGTTCATAGGTTTCCCGATCAGGCGACACATTCTAACCCTAGGTCCCGACCTAGGCTGAAGAACTGCAGGACCAAGAAAGGGTGCTGATGGGCCCTGCAGCCACCagcctcccacagcacagcagcagccctgtggccTTAAACCCTCGCCTAGCACAATTCCCCCCCCAGTTACACCGCTGCTTAAGGACTTCTCTGAGATGGGCCTAGGACTGTCATCCCCTTGTGAGAGACGTAAACATTTCTGAAGACTAGGGGCAtcttctgcaggtgcagtggggcAATGACCACTCAGCTACACACTACCAACACTTTCCTTTCCCCTATGCCTGCTTTCTGACCATCATTCTTCTCTTTTATACTTGCGCTTGACATTATTTTCctcctgtgtattttattttccatttgtggaACTGCATTTACATTAATGGTGCAATTGCCACTGGAAATGGGCTGCCTCATTTCAGCTGCAACTTTAAACAAGATGAGAACGGAGAGTGATTCAAATTGTAAGGGTgggaaaatgtgatttaaatggGGCAAAAAACTTATTTTATATAGTAAAACCTCCCTGAACGTTTGAAGTTTCAACAGCTTAACTAAAAGCCGTATAGCAAAAGACTCAGAAGTGTTTTATAAAAACAGCCTTATGCCTTAGCCGGGCCAGATTTTACCATCGTTTCTGGTGTTCATTAGCATCTCATTGCACATGTCGTCCCATTGATCCCAATGGAACAAGCCCACACAATAGAGTTCTATTCAAGGGCGGTGAAGGCAGTCCATGCACCCATCCCCAAACACTGAGACATGGCAAAGGTTTGTGAATAGACTGCAGATAATTTTTGTTGTGTCTTCTAGAATTTGTACTAGCCTATTAACAACCCGTAAATATTCACTTGAGACATGCATTGTTTAAAATTGAGATACAAAATGagacaaggattttttttctttctcttcagtggGTTTTCCATGCTTGTGAATGTCTAGTGGAAGAGTTAGTCAATAATTTATATGACTTTATCTGTTTTCACTAtagctatgaaaaataaatggcacTAAACTTATTTGTTTCTGAGACGGCAAAACATTTCAATCTTTAGTTGTTATAACACCAAAGTTTTCACTCTGGCCTCAGATAACTTTAAACAGTTGACAAGCTTACTAAACAGCATCTGGGGTTTCTGATGGGGAGGATTTGGGGGGAAGCGGGGGGAGCTCTCGTGCTCTCTGTCCATCTCCTACTTTTTTTATAGCTGATATTTAAATAGCCTACATGACTTCGAGACTAACTCAGTAACTGTCGACTGTCTACTGAAGCAGCGTGGGAGAGGGTTCTTAGAAATCAGTGGGTGAGTTTTGGTATCAAGTGTAGTAGATGGAGTAAGTTCACAGTAATGAGGGTGCAAACAACTGCAAGTGATGTGAAAGGCCagaatgaaagacaaagaaatcttGCCCATTTGAAAATGGTAACATTTTAGGTGCGAGTATGGGCCCAGAACataaaggcaaaagagaaaataaataccgGCCTTTGAGCAGCGTTATTATCCTTCAACACAGTGACAAGCGAGCCGTGATTCCAAAGTATGTGACAAGTTTGTTTGCCAGGAATGCCAGGTTTAGCCCATTCTGCATATAAGAAGTGTGCACCACCGTCTGAGCTCTGCGTATGGGAAATGTGCACCACAGTCTCAGCTCTGTGGCTGTATTTCGGAGGTAGTGCAAGTTTTACCCAGCATCTAGAACTAAACTATTTAATGGATGCATGTGCAACAATACTGacaggcatttttttcttaaattccaaagacagtgaaatatttcacagtTGGCTAATACCATGGCACATCTGATAGCTTTAGAAACATTCAAACTGATTTTCTATAATCCTTTCTCTAAATAAAATGCAGGTTTCAGGTGCGttcactacagaaaaaaataaaggaattaaatgCAAACTGTTGATTAAGTGGCTTTTATTGTTTACGGAAACTAATTTCAGGCTTTTGGTAGCAAATGTCATATATCAGAGGATTAGCAATTTGCACGTCTCTAATTAATTAGgctttgacattttaaattttattactaAGGTTTTATgtcatattttttccaaaagttttgcaaatcagtatttaaatacagaaaataacatgCCATCCTTAATTAGCTGCACTGGAATGCCCAGCAGTTATCTCCTTTAAGGTTATATTCCTCCCAGAAGCGGTGCCTGGTATGGACCCGATCCTGTTGTCAGCCGCAGGATGCTGTAGAGGTCTGAGTAAGGGCTCCAGTTTCATACTTAATAAACAGGGGGGATTTTTGTTCTGAGCCCTTGTCGACAACGAATTTGAAAATACACGAATGGAGAAGAAATTTCCTGTATCCAGGCAGAGGAATATTATCTCCGGGTTTATCTGACTGCGGAATTTGACTGCAGCAGCCCAGGACAGTCATTGCCCTCGGCTTTCCCTGCTCTGGAAAGCAAATTTGTGATAAACACAAGAACTAAAATAGTCTTTCAGTCAATTCACTTTGGTGATGTCAAAGTGTCAAATGACGAGATACTATCAATCTGAATTGTACCGTCAATCTAAATGTAAGCCAGTaacatattttgagaaaaatcagcATACGGTTAGGGAACCTCGGCtgtcttctttaaaataaaacgaAACAACCAAATTTCATCTTTAGCACCCAGTGCGGTGTAGCACAACCCGTTCATAGCAGCACTCATCTCACAGACGGCCGGCTGAGAGCTTTCTTGTAATGCAGTGGTCTGTGTTTCTTCAATAGGATCAACAACTACCTTATTATAACGCTAACAGTTGTAACTATTTTTATAGAGAAAGCACGGTTGTCAAATGtccaaattaaattaaaagcaagcagAGAGAGCAAAAACTAAGAGCCATAAACCATAAAAGCTAATAGCCTTCTACTAAAcccaaaagaaaaatgcataataCTGATTTAACCAGCCAGGAATCCGATTCTGTGTTACCGGCCAGGTCAGTAAAATCAAGAGAAGCGCAAGATTTAATATTCTTTCACAGTAACGCTACGCAAGAGAAAAGTACATCCAGTTTCTGTACCAAACTCTATGAGAATTCAAAATCGGGCACTGCCTTAAAGTGCATCCATTAATTAAACCCCCAGATTTGTCAACGCACCGTTTCCATTCCGAGAAGCCTCTAACCCCCAAATCCTTCCCGTGAGCCGCCAGCGGCCGGTCGTGCCGCGACCCCAAACTTTGGGCTACGAGCGGGTGGCCCCGTCTGGTGGGGTGCGGGGTGCGGGGTGCGGGGTGCTCTCGCACCTGACCCTCTGCCTGCTCCCGAGCAGTTTGTCTTTCCAGAGAAAACGCATTGCCCTCCCTCACCGAATGTCTCTGCCTTTACGGAAACAGGCATTAAAAGGCAGGGGAGCGCATGTTAGTCTGATGTGGCTACCTCTCGGCTACCGCTCTCGCCCTTCTCCTACGCTCCGATTAGGAAAACATTTGATTTTCTGACTCCCGGGGTTAATTTCGTTGTTGCCGATGTCGGTGGGAGTTTTGGTGCTGCCTGCACCGGGACGGCGTCACGGCCGGAGCTCCTCCGCAGCCCTCTCCGAAACGCCCCTGCCCGGGAAGGGGGGGTGGCCGGCACTTGCCCGGGTGGGGAGAGACGACGGCGGCGAGTGCAGCCAgcccgccccggggcagcgcggccccTGCCCCGCCGAGCGCAcccaccgcccgccgccgccacgggccggcccggccccgccgctctcCGCGGCTCCGCCAGCAAGTGTCCGGGTGGCTCTGAGTCCACCGGCTGCGCCCACGAGTGGCGCTTCCCACGGAccgctctgctgtgctgagaCCTCTCCTTTTACCCTTTCTCAGtgcttcttcatttctttcttttctttctttcatttctttcctttctttcctttcctttctttcctttcctttctttcctttatctccttttctttcctttcctttctctccttttctttcctttcctttctttccttttctttcctttctttccttttctttcctttctttcctttcctttctttcctttcctttctttcctttccttccctttctttcctttccttccctttcttttccttcccttcccttccctttccttctttctttccttctttctttctttctttctttctttctttctttctttctttctttctttctttctttctttctttctttctttccttctttccttctttccttctttccttctttccttctttccttctttccttctttccttctttctctttctctctctttctctctttctctgtgtttcctctccttctgtctttctttctctctctctctcttgtcgttctctttctctttctctctttcttctctttcttttattattttgtccGTTTTTCTtcgttttttctcttttttctctccctccctccatctgTCTCCAGCATCAGCAAAGTAACAGCAGCGAAGGAAAGCAGCGGGGGAGGCTGGACGCGCCAGGCAATGTCAGGACCAGCAATcgtgctggagcagggctgcccttTTCCGAAACGACTTCCCTGGAGAGACTCCCTGTGCCCGGGATTTAACCTGGCGTTACCTTCCCAAATCCTTCCTCTGCCCTACCACgactgcgggcagagcccagtcCCACCGCCCCGTCCCGGGAGGGGAATGATGCGGCCGTGCAGGCGGGGCTGGTCCCCCCAGCCGAGCCgggggagctgggaagcagcGACATCGCcgggaaaggggagagaagagatATGCGTAATATTCCCTCCGAGTGACGACCCGACCTTTCCAGCTCGTCCGAGCGCCGCCCCTCTCCGCCCCGCCGGCTCCGCAAGCCGGTGTCGCCCCCCGGCCCCATCCCGATGAAGCCCCAGGCCCAGAGGGGAGCGGGGCTCGCCAGAGCAGCCCGTCCTGCGGGCGGGAGGACGGGACCCCTCCTGTTGCTTCCCCTCGACGGCATCTTTTCGCCTTCCTCTTCTCTGTCCCCGTCGGACTTGAACTCGCCCAAACCGAACTGCGCGTCTCCTCCGGAGCGGCGGACGTGGGGCCGGGgggtgggagctgctgcccccgGGCAGCCTCCGGCCCCGGGCCGGCGTCTTCCCCGACCCTCCGCGTtttcctgccgccgccgccgggacaAGTTTTGTTCATTTACTTCATCCCGGCTCCGCGGGAGGGAAGGGCGGAGGGAGAAGTGGGCAACCCCCGGGAACCCCCCGGAGAGCAGCCCCGCGGGGTGCGGACATTGGCGGCGCCCGACTCCGCGGGTGCGGACGGAGCGGGGGGCTCCGGGCCGGCAAAGTTTCCCGCCTGTTTGCCCGGCAAAGCTCTGAGCTGGAGGAAAAGTCTGGGTGGGTTTACGGCTTTCGTGGCAGAAGAGGGATAAGCCGAGCTCGCGTTCAGTtatctcttctcttctcttctcttctcttctcttctcttctcttctcttctcttctcttctcttctcttctcttctcttctcttctcttctcttctcttctcttctcttctcttctcttctcttctcttctcttctcttctcttctcttctcttctcttctcttctcttctcttctcttctcctctcttctcctctcttctcctctcttctcctctcttctcctctcttctcctctcttcttcctctcttctcctctcttctcctctcttctcctctcttctcctctcttctcctctcttctcactGAGGCATTTACTGACCCTGCTGAAATCCGACGGCTTTCATTTCGCTCAGCAGACTGAGCACAGCGAGACTCCGCCGGATGAAAGGGTCTCTCTTTCCCTGGCTCCTCGCTCTCCTCGGGGTCCGAAGACTCTTTATGGAGGAGCGAGGTCCTGGCAAGGAGGTTCCTCCTGGGCCCTACGCGCCTGTTGGCAGGTGGAAACTCAGCCCGACGACGGCTCCCCCCGGGAAAGCGGGGGGCACCCGGGCCGGCTCCGGCAGGGCCAGGGCCCTCCCGCCGCAGTGGCTCCCGCCCCGTCCGGGCCGGCAGCCCCGCACTCACGGTGCAGGCACCAGCGGGGGCTGGGAAGACCCGGCGGAGCACCGCGCTCCCTTCCGCGGACGCGCACACGGTTGGGGCGGACTGTTCCTGCCGCTGGCGCTGCGGGGGGACCCTcgcccccccccggccgggcAGCGCCCCGCAGGCGGCCACGCCGGCTCCGCCCGCCCCCGGGGCAGAGGCCGATGCCCGCCGGGGCGCTGACACCTGCCCCGGGtgccccgccagccctgcccggccgaGCCCCGACCCGCCCGGCCCCACGcaccctccccccctccctctcatcccctcccttccccgccccgccgccggcgggagAAGGTCCCGCCCAGGCTGCCGCCGGTGCCCGGAGCCGATTTACTTACTGGCGCGAACGCCTGGGGCCGTTTTTTCAGCGCTGCCCCTCCGGGGCCGGTTCCCTTCCCGCcggcggccggcccggcccggccttgGACGCAGCCCATCGGTCCCGCCGACGGCTGCTCCGGCCGCCCCGTCGCCCTCCCGCCGGAGCCCTGGGCGAGCGGAGCTCCGAGGGCTACCGCCCGCCCccgagccgcccccccgccgcccggcgcACCGCCCTGCCGCCTCACCCTGGCTTTCCCCGTTTCTTTAAAGGGAGTCGCCGGCCCCGAGGGGGAGGCGGGTTTCCCAGCGCGCATCTTCCCGCGGAGGCTGCCCCAGTCATCGCTCATTTAAACAAAGCGGCGACCCAGGTACGAGCCAACTGTGGCCAGCCCGGCCGGACAAGGGCCAGCCGGTGCCGCACCGCCAACCCCGGCCGGGGAGGGAccggggagggtggggagggaaaggcaAACAAAGCGGGGAGCCGCGCCTGGAGCCGGACACGCAGCAGGACGGGGGGCGACCGCCGTCCCCCTCACCCCCTtccgccggggcggggggtctTCCCCGGGCGGCTCCTGCCCACGGGCGGGGCTTCCTCGCCGGCCCCCAGCGGGTGCGCAGCCCCCCGCAGTCCCGCGCCTCCCTACTGTAGACGGGATGCGGTTTTATATTGGaaatggggggcagggggaggagatGGCGCGCACACGGGGCGATGAGTGTGCGGTGTCAATCAGAGGGGTTTTGTGTCTCCTTGACTCCTGATGATCCGTGGCTGAGGTGTCCCGGGTGGCACCACAATGAATATGAATAGGGGTCCTTGCTAAATGGGACAGTCAAAGCGCACCGCCCTGAATAATGGCACGTCATCCTAACTAGACCATTATACATAGGAGGGCTCCTTTTGtctctgctctctgctgcagcTCTATAAAAGCCCCTCTTTTTCAGGCTGAGGTTAGTCCAAGCATACACTAACTAGCCATCCTGTAAACCGGCTGAGTCAccggggggagagagggagagagagactgGTGAGAGAGGGGCTGAggggcttttttcctcttcttcctccagcatTCCCAGCCCTTCGCTGGCAGAGCCTGCCGTCCGTTTATCTCTTTTTCTTCCGTTTTCGTTGCTTTTTTTTTGAAGGAGAGTTGCCTTCTTCCGCCGCCCTCCAGAGCAGGGAAGAGTTTCTTGCTCAGAAGCCCGAATACAATGAATTCTGACTCCAGCTCTGTCTCCAGCAGAGCTTCCTCGCCAGACATGGATGAGATGTACCTGAGagatcaccaccaccaccaccaccatcaccaccaccaagaCAGCCGGCTCAACTCCGTCTCCTCCACCCAGAACGACCTGGTGCAGAAGATGTCCGGGGAAGGCCTGTCCAGGAACGGCTCCAAGGCCGGAGGGGAAGGCAGCAAGTACAAAATCAAGAAGCAGCTCTCGGAGCAGGACCTGCAGCAGCTGCGGCTGAAGATCAACGGCCGGGAGCGTAAGAGGATGCACGACCTCAACCTGGCCATGGACGGGCTGCGGGAGGTGATGCCCTACGCCCACGGACCTTCCGTGAGAAAACTCTCCAAAATCGCCACCCTCCTGCTAGCCAGAAACTATATCCTGATGCTCACCAGCTCGCTGGAGGAGATGAAGAGACTGGTGGGGGAGATCTACGGGGGGCACCACTCGGCCTTTCACTGCGGTACGGTGGGACACTCCGCCGGGCACCCTCCCCACGCCGCCGGCACCGTGCACCAGGTGCACCCCATCCTCGGCAGTGCNNNNNNNNNNNNNNNNNNNNNNNNNNNNNNNNNNNNNNNNNNNNNNNNNNNNNNNNNNNNNNNNNNNNNNNNNNNNNNNNNNNNNNNNNNNNNNNNNNNNNNNNNNNNNNNNNNNNNNNNNNNNNNNNNNNNNNNNNNNNNNNNNNNNNNNNNNNNNNNNNNNNNNNNNNNNNNNNNNNNNNNNNNNNNNNNNNNNNNNNNNNNNNNNNNNNNNNNNNNNNNNNNNNNNNNNNNNNNNNNNNNNNNNNNNNNNNNNNNNNNNNNNNNNNNNNNNNNNNNNNNNNNNNNNNNNNNNNNNNNNNNNNNNNNNNNNNNNNNNNNNNNNNNNNNNNNNNNNNNNNNNNNNNNNNNNNNNNNNNNNNNNNNNNNNNNNNNNNNNNNNNNNNNNNNNNNNNNNNNNNNNNNNNNNNNNNNNNNNNNNNNNNNNNNNNNNNNNNNNNNNNNNNNNNNNNNNNNNNNNNNNNNNNNNNNNNNNNNNNNNNNNNNNNNNNNNNNNNNNNNNNNNNNNNNNNNNNNNNNNNNNNNNNNNNNNNNNNNNNNNNNNNNNNNNNNNNNNNNNNNNNNNNNNNNNNNNNNNNNNNNNNNNNNNNNNNNNNNNNNNNNNNNNNNNNNNNNNNNNNNNNNNNNNNNNNNNNNNNNNNNNNNNNNNNNNNNNNNNNNNNNNNNNNNNNNNNNNNNNNNNNNNNNNNNNNNNNNNNNNNNNNNNNNNNNNNNNNNNNNNNNNNNNNNNNNNNNNNNNNNNNNNNNNNNNNNNNNNNNNNNNNNNNNNNNNNNNNNNNNNNNNNNNNNNNNNNNNNNNNNNNNNNNNNNNNNNNNNNNNNNNNNNNNNNNNNNNNNNNNNNNNNNNNNNNNNNNNNNNNNNNNNNNNNNNNNNNNNNNNNNNNNNNNNNNNNNNNNNNNNNNNNNNNNNNNNNNNNNNNNNNNNNNNNNNNNNNNNNNNNNNNNNNNNNNNNNNNNNNNNNNNNNNNNNNNNNNNNNNNNNNNNNNNNNNNNNNNNNNNN
Proteins encoded in this region:
- the OLIG3 gene encoding oligodendrocyte transcription factor 3 → MNSDSSSVSSRASSPDMDEMYLRDHHHHHHHHHHQDSRLNSVSSTQNDLVQKMSGEGLSRNGSKAGGEGSKYKIKKQLSEQDLQQLRLKINGRERKRMHDLNLAMDGLREVMPYAHGPSVRKLSKIATLLLARNYILMLTSSLEEMKRLVGEIYGGHHSAFHCGTVGHSAGHPPHAAGTVHQVHPILGKERVLYNNLAQMSTHIAPASVAACVSRIVLEEKMQKQQGAEDKQAIRDSLKQALVANIVECVKAPDPTRL